GCCCAAAGTCCTTAATGATACGGACTTCATTACGGTAGCAAAAGAACGGAGATCTGTTCGCCAGTACGATGCTGAATACGTGATGACTGAAGAGGAAATTCGCGAAATCCTGGATATTGCGATTCAAGCACCGTCTTCTTCCAACTTACAGCCATGGAGATTCCTTGTGATTCAAGATAAGCAAACCCAACAAGAATTGCTCCCAATCGCCAATAACCAACAACAAGTCGTCGATGCATCTGCTGTCATTGCCGTTTTAGCTGATATAGAAGGTTACAAAAATGCAGAGAAGATTTATGGTGAATTAGTCAATAAAGGGATCATGAAGAATGAAATCAAAGAGCCATATGTAGCCTCTATTCTGCATAATTACGGCAACTTTTCCGCTGAAAAGGCTTTAAGTGTAGCCATGATTGACGGTGGCTTGGTTTCCATGCAGATCATGTTAGCTGCAAAAGCAAAAGGATACGATACAGTCCCAATGGGTGGGTTCGATGAAGCCAAATTTGTGGATGCATTCAATGTACCGGAAAACTTCAAACCTGTCATGTTAATTTCCATTGGAAAAGGAACTAAAGCAGGCTTTGAAAAAGTCCGTTTGCCACTTGATGCTGTATTAACTTGGAATAAATACTAAGTTTTGGAACAATATTTGTACTATGTTAAAAGGATAGCTAAAACTCGCTATCCTTTTTTTCATGATTTGCTCTCTACTCCTTTTATTAAAAATGATTATTCTCGCAAGCGATAAAAGGATATGTTACAATTTTTCCAGATATTTCTTTTGGAATATCTCTTCTAAAAATCACCGACGGCAAACTTAAGCATAAGGGATAAACAGTGCTAAAGAATTGTTTTTGGCGCGCCAGCCAAAAATACAGCAATTATCGTTGATTTAGCCGTTCACAATGGATTGGAGGGAGTCCTTATGAAGAATATGAAAATTGAAGTGTTCTCGTGGTTGAAATCTATCTTATTCGCTTTAATGATCGTGTTCATTTGCCAACAGTTTTTATTTACACCAGTTACAGTAAAAGGTGAATCAATGGAGCCGACTTATGAAAATGATGACCGGATAGTGGTAGCTAAAATCGGAAAGCCGGAGCGCTTCGATATGGTCGTATTTTATGCTCCGGACGCGGAAGAGAATTATATAAAAAGGGTGATCGGTTTACCAGGTGACAGCGTTGAAATGAAAGATGATATCTTATATATCAATGGGAAAAAGTATACAGAACCATATTTGAAATTAAAAAAAGGGGAAATTCCACCTGAAGAAAATCTGACGGAGAATTTTACCTTGAGTGATTTA
The DNA window shown above is from Peribacillus sp. FSL P2-0133 and carries:
- a CDS encoding nitroreductase family protein, with product MTKNIMSKEEYLNKSKELNIPLEKPKVLNDTDFITVAKERRSVRQYDAEYVMTEEEIREILDIAIQAPSSSNLQPWRFLVIQDKQTQQELLPIANNQQQVVDASAVIAVLADIEGYKNAEKIYGELVNKGIMKNEIKEPYVASILHNYGNFSAEKALSVAMIDGGLVSMQIMLAAKAKGYDTVPMGGFDEAKFVDAFNVPENFKPVMLISIGKGTKAGFEKVRLPLDAVLTWNKY
- the lepB gene encoding signal peptidase I — its product is MKNMKIEVFSWLKSILFALMIVFICQQFLFTPVTVKGESMEPTYENDDRIVVAKIGKPERFDMVVFYAPDAEENYIKRVIGLPGDSVEMKDDILYINGKKYTEPYLKLKKGEIPPEENLTENFTLSDLLGKSRVPAGHLFVMGDNRRNSWDGRRFGFISEKSLMGKVKFRIYPLNEMGVPK